In Paramormyrops kingsleyae isolate MSU_618 chromosome 11, PKINGS_0.4, whole genome shotgun sequence, the genomic window AGGTACTGTGACCATTCTGATGAAGGTATGACTGGTCTAGGGAATGCGTTGGCAAGCTCGGCTGCAGTGGGTTCGCTCCCGGGTTGCAAGGTGACAGAGGCTGCTGCTTGATATAAGAAGCGCCGTTATTCAAGGACGCAGAAGCGCTAGGAGCCCAAGCGGAAGTCGTACTTGAATAGACCGGGTGAGGATCCATAACTCCACCGCCGGGAAGCAGCGGCGACGCAGAGTTGTCGTGGTGAGTGTACTCGCCCCCTGTGGATCCCGTACAGCTCCCCATATAAGAATGTCCACTGTTGGCCGACAAATGCGACACAGAGTGTCCTGCCAAACCCATCCCTTCCATGTTGCCTGCCAAATGTCCGTTCATCATCCCAATCCCGCTGTCTAAAGATAAACTGTTTGGAGGACAAGACAGGGCTCCTCCGGTCCCCTGGAAATTGTACGACTCAGGTAGATGGTTGAATCCAAGGCCGTTCATCATGCTGTACATGGGCTTGAGTGCCTGGCATTTTCTCCTGAAACCCCGTGGCCTTCTGCGGAAAGATCCCTCCTCAAACATGAACTCACTGGCGGGGTCGATCGTCCAGTAATGGCCTTTTCCCGGTCTGCCGAGCCCCTTGGGCAGCTTGATGAAGCACTCGTTAAGGGACAAATTGTGACGCACGGAGTTCTTCCATCCTTGATATGAACCTCTGAAAAATGGGAAGCGGCTTTGGAGAAACTGGTAAATCTCGCTGAGCGTCAGTCGTTTGGTTGGGGAACTTTGGATAGCCATAACTATTAACGCAATATAGGAGTATGGAGGTTTCTCCGGGCGACGGATTCCAGCATTGGTCTTCTTGGGTTTAGTAGTGGAAGACGCAGTCTCCATCAGTGAAGTCTGTCCGTTCGTTTTTTCCGGGGCTGCAGACATAGGGCTGCTTTGTCCGGGAGTTTGTGCTGAAGGTTGCTGGACTTCTGCCGTCATTAGTTCTCGGCGCAACGGGAACACTTTGAAATCTCAAGTTAAAACTGGGAAAGGAAAATTAATGCGAAATAAGAAAGGCAGAGGTACTTTTAGCAAAACGTCACCGTATAAGAGAGAATTACGGgtgtaatgaaaatgaaaatacgAATCAAGTTTTCGTTTTGCACCGTATTCGTAGATGTCCTTCTTTGTAAAAGCATCAATTCCTGTGTTACTGTCCAGAGTTAAAAGGCAAACATGGGGACTGGCTTTCAACTCCGTCGCTCTGCTCTCGTTCTTCCCAGGAAGATCGCCTTTTACTTATCTGTTGCCATCAGAGTCCTGCAGGCTCTTGACAGCAAGAAGAAATCCGCCCAGTCTCCTCCCACTCAGAAGTGCCGGGTGGGACGCGCTCGCGCACATCTCCCCGCCTTTATTTCTAATACGAATGCTTTAAAAAAACTTAGGATCCCAAAGATATTTTCCTGAAAAGGCATGTGTGCGAaggctaaataataataattgttataacaaaacattacaaaatacaCGCTTGTTAAAACTATAACTGAAGGGcatatttaaaaacagaattaaacGTGCTCTATTTGCCTGATGCCACTgtaacagaaataaaattacaattaacGTATCAATGTCAGTTATAAACTGAAAGAAACTGTAAAGTCCAAAAATCAGTTTCAGTTAGTTTTGCGAGGACAAGCAACAGCTATTTGTTGCTAAAATGAGAATTATCATTATTCAACTAGAGAAAACTCCAAGACGCTTCATGTAAATGACATGAATTTTAAACATGAAATGTGTTGAAATGTTAGTCCAATAGGCGGCAATTTAACAGGGAATACTTTCAATTTAAAAATACGTTTCTGATTTCTTTTAAAGATAGACAGGAACATGCACAGGATGTTTATACAGCAGAATGTAAACATTTCACTGGCcttctttaaataaaaaaaatcaagcaaaaGGCCAGCTAGATCAGCCTATGTTCCTTTCTGATACTCCGAACACGTACGTTTTAAACAAGATCGTTTGTTTGGATATTTTTTCAATAATCTCAAAGATCTGCTAACGAAATATATTTTCCATCAGAAGAACCTGAGCAGGGTGAAGTAGCCTGGTCCCTCACTTCTGGCGCCGGGACGCTGGAAGACGAGTCCGCCGCCGTCGCTGATCTTTTTTCATCAGTGTATTCCTCTGATTAAGGCAAGTTCTTTGTcagtaatatataataaaattaaaatgtttaagaCTGACGTGGTTTTTAAAGGCTCCCGGTCGACTGAGCAAACGTGTAACATCAGTCGTCAAATTAGGCAATAGGTTGCATCTGAAGAACTGAACCGCTTATTAGCGCTAATTCCTGGTTTGACGTTATTTCGGACTAAGCAAGTTTTTTTCCCTGTATTACAACAAAACGTAAAAAACAACAATTGCCTACAGTACAAATTAAGGAGCATCCCGACTCTACCGTATTTGTTCATGCGAGCCTTTACAAAATTTCATTTTGTCCCTTTCATTTTAAACTAAGCATTATAATTCGGTGCTGTGGAAGGTCGTTCTCTTATACCTTAGAGAAACACAACACGAACCAACACGCTCAGAGCTGTGTTATGCTGCATTAGGTTAAtgctaaatattaaacaaaccaTTATTTACTATAATTAGGTGAGAATGGAATGTCGTAATTAATTAACACAAAGTCCTAGATTAACAAACCCGATACAAAGCTAGTCTGTTTTGTTTCTTCTCTGAGGATAGACCTTTTGGTCAACTCGTTTAGGGACGTGCTCATTGTTGTGAGAATTTACATCTGAAAACTATAGGTAACCGATTAGAACGATAAATTTAATAAAGCAATATTTTCAGGTTGTTGTCAGAAGAGTGGTTACGAAATTTCAAGCagcagaaaaaaacttaaattgtGAATTAGGGTAAATGAGATCGTTCCACTATTATCAAATTACATCgatacattttaatttcataCAAATATGGTATCAAAACAATCGTTTTATTGAATGGCTATTATCATATTAGAAAATATAGCCCTATATATTCTTTTGCAATCAATTACGGCTATTGTTTTATTATATGTTACCTAAATGATCGCAAACAGTTTAAAATTGCATTAACAATGTATGTTTATTGAAAATGCGCGTTTTCACATTTTCAGCGaagtgtattttattatttaagatGTATTGCCTCAAAGGGAATAAAATCTAATTGTACCAATCTACTTTATGAACTTTGTACGTTGAAGGTTTGGCAATGGAGATTCTGAATTAGTAACCCAAGAACAGAAGTGTATATAGGTAGTATTGTTTTAACCAGCCGGTACAGCGGGCGCCCGGTTGGAAGGGGGCCCACAAATTTATCAGAGGAACGGACCACCCACTGCGCAACGGAGGAGAGGCGCGCGCCAGCCTACTCTCCTCTGCGTTTAATTAACGTTGATGACTTCATTCCAAGCATAGGCTTGTTCCTACACACCATAGCGGCAAGTATCCAGCTCTCTTTCCCAGTCGCCCGCCTTCAGCACTCTACTGGTCCAACATGCACTAGAATACAAAAGTATTCTTCGAATTGATCCTTAAACACAGTCCAGACGACGGAGTGACATGAGTAATTCTGCAGCGTGGTAAAGTGGAAAAAAGAAGACTGGCATGTTGTTAACGAGTAAATGTTCCCTGTCAAAGGTGTTGGCAGAACAGCGTAGCGTTTTATGGTCACTCTGCACGGCAACTTACGGTATATGCGGAGTACCAATTACGGTATTTGCGGAGTACCAATAAATAACAGTACTGCCACacaagttttattttaaattgactTTATAGAGTATTGCTAGTTCCTTTATTTTAAGTATTTTtggatttaaataaaattttccCAAGTCAACGCATATCAAATCATTATCCAAAGGAGTATTGTGACAAGAAGTATCATAAATTTGTTTCCGGTTTATTCACGATACTAGCTGAAGATCTGATTCGATTCAACCGCCATGACTAATTTTGTTGCGGTAATTTCAGAAAACGCCGCCCAGCTCCTTCAGTTGTTGGATGTATAAAATACGGCGTCTAGTTTAATCTGTGTTATGGCAGAAACAAGCCTTCACTCAGATTTACACCTTCGTAATGTTATTAAAGGAAGGAAGGTGTGCAGTTTTAGCTGTTCCTAGAAACCCACAAAAGTATACATTTGGTCAGTGGTAATAAAGTTATGAGGACGGACTTTTATGGCCGCAACTAAATTATTCCCTTTTTGTCTTTACGTTTCGTGTTTAGTTCGTTCCAATTGGCCCTGACCGTTATGCGCGCACATTTTCCATGACGTCTTTCAATGAAATATTTGACAGCGATGCATCCCTCGGAATTCACAGCCGCTTCGGCCGGAGGATTCTTCACCATGTGACTTTCCCTGTGCTAGTCACAAACGCGGGCGATGGTGTAAAACAAGCGGGCTGACCCCACGTTGCCTGTCTGCTATTTTTATTAAAGGGTTATTTTACCTTAATCTCTTTAGACCAAAAACATTAAGCAAATAAAAACACGACGCTATATGACTGGCTCCAAAGGTCAATAAAGCTTTGACACGTGCATTTCgcaaaaacatgttattttttcccggatatatagaaaaatattacacattttcCGCAATTCTGTATATAATGCACAACTATATTATTTAGTTGCTATCTGTTTCGGGAATTTTATGACAATTCCGCCTCGCAGTTTATACACGTTTTCAGTTACCTACATTTAGGTGATTTCTTTCTAAAGGCCAGGATTTAAGCACCGGCAGCAGATAATTGTTTCTCTAAGAATGGGCGCGCGTTTAACTACAATCAGTGCCAAACGCAGTACGGCTGAACCCACATATAGTTTGTCtacgttgttttgttttgggcATAGAGTGTAATTGTAGGTTTATCCACAACCTTAGTCAGTCGCTTGGTTTTCTTTCAGTGGAGTTATGCTACAGTTTAAAGTCTCCTGTCGTACGTGTGACATCGCTTATGGACACCACACCTTGTCAGCTGACGTTTGGTAGTATGGTGTCAACAAAGCAATCCTGCTTCATCTACATCCAGTTCCGCATAATTGCTTCTTAAAAAATGCGCAAAACAGTTATTCACTCTGTGCAGGCCTATATATGTAAACagtttaaacaaacaaataatttgGAACGGCGTCCTATTTCTGATATTTTTTCCTAACGCTATTATTGACAGTAGGCCCATTACTGGATagtgattttttaaaacataaatagAAAACGTGGTTATGGTGGGTGCGTTAGCTTACAGGCCAAGCTGGAGTTAAAATAGAACCTGTGGACCCTatttggtttattttattttattccgtTTCAAACTTATTTTTGAGGTAATTAtcctataaataaatacatgatgTAATGAAATAATTGAGATATAAGTAGGCCTACGTGAATTATCAAGGGATAGTTGCAGGTATAAATTTGGTTGTGATTTGTCTGAAAATCGAACTGATTACATATACCAAGGTTGTGATAGGAAAGGGAGCACTTGTAGGAAAATGGTGTTTAATTTACGAATATGCGTTTAAGATAAATGTGATAAAATGCGAGCGAAGGCAAGACTGAATCTGTCCGGAAAAAAtgaatgacaaaaaatattgtaaatatgaCAGAAGGTCCTGTCTTGGAATAGctacaatgcattaaatgtTTGGGATGCATGTTCGCTGTGCATGACTTAGGATGtctgaataacagcagaaaaTCCTGAATTATTGATCGCAAATGacataaataatgaaatgtggAAAAGACTTTCGAAACTGTTTCTAcacatgaaatgaaatgttgCTTTTCCCGGGACAAAATGTAGGAACGAAAATACAACTAGCGAATAAAGTCAAAAGAAAAGACGGGTCCATTTGGACACCAACATCAGAATTTGATAAGCTAGCTTAAATTCGCGAAACTCGTTGCAAACGTAAATACAAACAGGACACCTGCGTCTGATTCAGTTTCTTTTTAACCCAGAGTCTATTTCATATGCAGCGAGAGGTATGGAATCATTAAAAATAACGACGATTAATAATCATTTAATGGTTTATAGTTGATCGTTAAATTATCAcgattaaatatattaaataaatttagACACCATCCTCTTCATTTTAAAACTAGTAAAACTAGTTTTGTTGCTGAATAttgataaaataattaaaattaagtgttatttatttctatgtatttatgtgcgcGATATGCTATTATATGCTATTAATTTTACCTACACAAATGTGATGCGTTATAATGAATAATTCACGGTTATTGACGTGACCTATTGTGGTAACGCCCACTATTCAGTCACTGGCTCTCCAAGACCAATAAACGCAATTAAGACACCGCATATCTCAGCCTCTTAATCTTTTATCAGTCGCCATATTTTATGAGTTTTCGTCAAGTCTGCACATTCTTGGTATATTAGAAAGAAAATGGGGTCAATTTAGGTCCAACACACAATCAGAGTGTTAGCTACATGCATCATCGAGGCTACAACATTGTCGTTTAATTGAAAACAGTATAAAATAGAAAAGGGTACTTCCTCATCACTTTCTTTTACTTCGTAGGTGGCCgtgtatatttttgttcaaGTGGTGTTTATGTTAATGAAAATGGATGGGATTACAAACAGACCACTGATTGCACTCATTCAGCTGCTAGATTGATTTGAACTGTGTAGATGTGAGACCCACCGTCTCGTGTAATCAACAGCGCCGAAATTGTCCTTTACGACTTTTTAATATTTCTGGCGATTGTCGCCATAGGCCCATTCACTGGTGTATATCGGGGGATTTGAACGAATATTACGATGTATTACTTGCTCAAGAGTAAATGGAAAACCGGGTTTGATTTTGGGAGCTCCGCAGCTAGTTCGAACGTTTTGCACCTTTGGGCGTCTGCTTATTTTGACTCTTAACATTTTAAACAGGTCATAGGATTAACATCTCTTACCTAACAGAAATACGGTTATATGAATATT contains:
- the foxf1 gene encoding forkhead box protein F1, yielding MTAEVQQPSAQTPGQSSPMSAAPEKTNGQTSLMETASSTTKPKKTNAGIRRPEKPPYSYIALIVMAIQSSPTKRLTLSEIYQFLQSRFPFFRGSYQGWKNSVRHNLSLNECFIKLPKGLGRPGKGHYWTIDPASEFMFEEGSFRRRPRGFRRKCQALKPMYSMMNGLGFNHLPESYNFQGTGGALSCPPNSLSLDSGIGMMNGHLAGNMEGMGLAGHSVSHLSANSGHSYMGSCTGSTGGEYTHHDNSASPLLPGGGVMDPHPVYSSTTSAWAPSASASLNNGASYIKQQPLSPCNPGANPLQPSLPTHSLDQSYLHQNGHSTSDLQGIPRYHSQSPGMCDRKDFVFSFNAMTSSAMHSPGSGSYYHHQQVAYQDIKPCVM